The Panthera uncia isolate 11264 chromosome B3 unlocalized genomic scaffold, Puncia_PCG_1.0 HiC_scaffold_1, whole genome shotgun sequence genome segment gggcagagagagagggagacagtactgacagtgcagagcccagtgcagggctcgaactcatgaaccttgagatcatgacctgagctgaaaccaagagtcaagacacttaactgactgagctagccgggTGCCCTGCCAGAGCTTAACATCTTAAagccataaacatttattgtctcacataATTTCTGAGGGGCATGTATTCAGGAAGAGCTTAGCTGCAAGATTCAAGTCTCTCATGAAGTTACAGCCAAAATATTGCCTAGTGTGGCACTCTCCTGAAGGCTTGGCTGACTGAAGGGTCCGATTCCAAACTCAGTCACATGGCTAGTGGCTGGAGGTCTTAGTTCCTCACCTCTCCATAAGGGTCGGTCATGATGTGGCATCTAGCTTTCCTCAGAGTCCATCTTTTCTAACCTAACCTGACAAATCATTACTCTGCCACATTCTCTTGGTCACACAGATCAGCCCTTGTACAATGTGGGGAAAAAGTATATATAAGGCTGTGAATACCAAAAGGTGGATATCCTGGGGGACCCCACCAGTCATCTGTCCTGGAACTTATCACATTGAGTGGCATCATTGTGTGTCTCCTCTGCTGTGTTGGGTCTGTATCTTGTTCATCTTTGTCTCCCTGCTGCCAGCCCAGTGCTTGGTGCAGTAGTAGTTAGTCAttgattgttgaatgaatagataaGTGAATGAATTATTTCCCTAATCATCTCatcaggatttttgtttgtttgaattaaaattaatttcccattataaaaataatacatacttttattaaaaaaaaactagaaaagtacTCAAGGCtgtaaattgaaaaataagttttcattcttGTTGCCTTATGTCCAGTATTAGTCCTTAGAGATGACTATTAACAATCCTGAGGTATCCCTtcagaaattttctaaaatagctACTAGAGTTATTTTTAGGTATCGTAtgaaaaaatgtaagtaaaagtaCTTTACCTGTGTTAAAGACCATTGGCGCTGTGATTCTTGTTGACTCAGACTGCTGTGTTTGACCTTGAGGGCTCCACCAATGACCTTTCCTGCCATCTGTTAGGATTGGAATGCCTCCCCTATAGCCACAGTGGGCATGGTATTGTTACACAGTTAgaatattttgcattattttattataagcaaTGATCCTAAGTGTCTCAATACATAAAACCTTTTCCCTCTCCTAGATGATTTACTCCACACACATCCCCGGAAGTAGAATTATTGGGTCAGaagatttgaacatttttttttgagggttACAAGCTGCTTCAGGGTTTCTACCTGCACAGTAAATCCTTTCTCATCAGCCTTTCTCCTCAGACCTCTCACCCTTACTGTCAGGATCTGTAGTTGCTCATAAACACATTCCACTCTAGTGAGTTTGAACAGAAAGGGATTTCATGGAGGAATAATAACTATTAAGTAACTCAGGAATATTTGGGAGGGCCAGAGAACCTGGCTGGGATGCTATAAAGCCAGAGATGATGTAGCTAGACAAAAATACCTACCAGCACCAGCAGACATTTCTAGCGGAAACATCATTGCTGACATTGTTTGCTATTTGTCCCTGGTAGCCCTGGGGACTGGGTGTCAGAAGAACCTATTCTTCCAACATTGTTCTCTCCAAAAATCCCTGTTTCCCGTGGGAAGCCATGCATAGGGGTGGCAGCCACTTGGTCACCTATCAGTTCCTTTCGTGCCAGGGATTCCAAGAAATGTAGCATTTTGTCCAGGAAAGTATAGTATCTCCAAACTGGTTTGTTCTGTTCAACATCTGTTGGTGACAATTTCTTGAACGTCTTCAGCcccatttctcctctccctgtTGCTTTAGTTTGCTAGAGTATtgaaacaaaataccacagacaagACAGctaaacagatttcttttctcacagttgtggaggctagGGTAAAAGGTCAAActgtcagcaggtttggtttcttctgaggcctcttttcAGCTTGCACATGGGCACCTTCTTGCCATGtgctcacatggtctttcctctgtgcatatACCTCCCTgatgtctctctgtgtctcttgagtgtccttttcttataaggaccccagtcagattggattagggcccacttgATGACCTCATCCTAATCTAATCACATTTCTAGGGCCCTATCTGCACCTACAGTCAACACTGAAAGTTAGggctttaatatatgaatttgtgtgtgtgtgaggagtgACATAATTTAGCCTGTAACACCTGTGTTTTAAGATATAAGACTATTTTACCTTCTTCACTTCTCTACCTCACACCAGCCCCCATTCCATCAACTAGGATTGCATTCTCCCTGTACACAATCTTTTGAGCAACAATCTACTGCTAATGCTGCTTCAACAGCCCCTCAGAAGGGGGTCATCGAAAAAGAGGACCCGAGTCTGGGCCATGTGGGGAGCAGTAGAGAACCCCAACTGCTGAGACGTCAAAGCCAaatcttctttgtttcttgaaaCATGTCTGCCCACATCAAGAAAAGCTGTCACCCGTCATGTTACATGTCGATCCTAAGTATGGAGAGAGCAAAAAATGTAAACTTGACCTTGACTATGAAAGTTATCTTCTGTGAAGAGCTTGATCGCCATGCAATGTAATAGCACTTAGACATATTAATAAATTCTTGTCATATTAACATGGTTAAAAGTTTTATTGAGTTGCCACAGTAAATTGTTTGGGCATAGCCCAGTGCTCACTCGGTCAATTCCCACAACTTTTGGTTCCCTAACAGCACTGTGCACAGTACACATCGAACAATCACAGTTCCACAGATGTGAGAACACGAGGAGACTTCGAACTTAATAAATGCTAGGAAATGTAAGGAAAGGAGTGAACTAGGGAAATGGTCTCTGATTCAGATAAAGCCCATCTCTCTTAGTTAGAAGCTTGCTCttattgggctctgctctgggaaaTATGCCATGAAAGTTGCTTTCATGAGTATGTACTAAACCCATTCCTTTCTGATTCCTCAGCAGACATTCCCTCATCTGTTGGTCTGTTCTAGAAATAGGCTCTTTGCCTTTACCTTACTATCCTGTCCATTGGCTCTATGACTCACTTGAGAACCCCCAAACTACCCTGTCTTTCAGTCTTGCCATACCAAGCTAAGCAAGATTATTAGGGTCCTTAGCACTGGTAGACTGTTTGTGGCTTCAACTTTACAAATTGCCTACATCTTTGACTAGTGACATTCTTTCTAGGAATATatgctaaggaaaagaaaatctgagatgCAGATCAGAATTTATGTGCAAGAATATTCATTGCAGAATTGTTTAtaacagtgaaaaaaagaaacaacctcaGTTCAAACAATAGAAGATTGATAAGTAAATATTGCATCCACCTAGCGGTCattcaaaaacatgttttaaagaaatacatcGGTGTGAGACGATGCTCAGCAAagctcaacaaaacaaaaactagataATGAAACTATATGTAACAtggtcctgattttttttttaaaccagaaagtaaaaactaaggaaaaaagacaataagaaaacaaaatgttagcaacaGCGGTCTCCTAGTAGTAGGACTTCCTCTTCAGTATACTTTGTAGTTTCTTTCAAGGTTTATAACCACAAACAAGGTCAAATGGGAACTGGAAGGTCAATGCCAAAGGTCTTGGTTACATACTCAGATGACAAAGAGATCCAGACTGATAATGCTTTTTTCATGCACATGAAAATAAAACGTATGATTCTGAACTAGATCCTTTCTTTGGCTATTAAAGATATTACTAGGGCAATTGGTGAAACTTGGCTGGGGGTTGTGGAATCGatgataataatatattaatggaAATTTCCTGATGTTGATGGTTGGATTGTGGTTATGTTGGAAATATCCGCCCCCTTTTTTTGTAGGAGATGcacaataaaatattcagaagtgTTGGAGCATCATGTTAAGAATTTACTCTTAAATGATTCTATCATGCAAGTTCTTAATACTATTCTTCAGCTTTTCTCTGAATTGaagttattttagaataaaaaaattaagtgaagttaaaaaaaaaagataatgctgTCCCCCTTTCTGGGCAGTTGATCCCACGGCACAGTCTGGCTACCTGTGCTGTGGGACACCTCTCCCTGAACACAGTGTCGTCCCCTCAGCCATCTCACCACAGGGCTGTGCTGTCCATCCTCAGGGTCACATTGTCCACAACTGGAAAGCACGATGGTTCATCCTCCGGCAGAACACGCTACTGTACTACAAGCTCCAGGGGGGTCGGAAGGTGACCCCTCCCAAGGGCCGGATCCTTCTGGATGGCTGCACCATCACCTGCCCCTGCCTGGAGTATGAAAATCGACCCGTAAGTGAAGGCCCCTGCTTCTCGGCTCCTTTCTGCCCGGGACCCTCTCATCTCTGGCCTCTTTGGTGAAGGTGATGTGGATAATAGGAAGAGCTGAGTTATCATTGAAAAAACCTAAATCCAAGTCCTGCTGAGCTGTGTAAcaggtgtgaccttgggcaagtaattgagcctctctgagccttagttcctcctctataaaatggggtaaaaTAGTGACACCTCACTATCCCCCATGATTGTGTTGAGAATCATGCAGAAGGTAACAGTCTGTCAAAGCACCTTGTAGGCTAGGAGGAACCTCACAAATGGGAGCAACTATTGCTATCTTGGGGTTCAATGTGATGGCTTTCATCCCCTAAGGGGGTGAGTGTTCTAAAAGTCAGGCGCAGCTTCAACCCTACCATGAAAAATTACCTGAATCagtcgttttttttttaagggcccATTTTGTGCCAAGAAATTTCCTAGGCTTGGAGGAGTCAAGGAAGAAAATGGTAAGAGTGCTTTCCCTGGAGTTAGTCATCTTATTATGAAAACAAGTGGTTAATCGAAAAAAACATTCAGAGTTCCAAATGTTGGTATAAACATGGTTAGTCATAGAGAACACCATATTCCTGAAGAGGAGGAAGACGTATTTATAGGCTGTTGAGTCAGGTACAGCATTGGGAGGAATAGAGACTTGACAAAGAtctgaaagaggagagaggcagataTTCTGGAATGTCAGGTGGAAAGTCTTGAGTGAAAGTGAGGGGAGAGATAGGGATAGATTTGGAGATGACGATGGCCAGTGTGGCAAAAGGAGAACGTTCACCAAGGGAGCAATGGGAGATTGGCTGGGGCCAGATGGAGGTAATGGGGAGTCACTGAAGGTTCTGAAGTAAGAGAATGGACTGGTGGAAACACTCTTAGGAGGACTAAAATGAGGAACTACGCTCTGATTCTAATAGGTTACTAGATCAATAAAGAAGGGATCTAACcacttatgtttttcttctttgacttttctAAACCAATTGACAAGCCTTCTAAGTATAAGAAAACGTTTGTGACAGTCCATTCTGGGAGGTGGGTTTCCTGGTATTATGTTAACTGCTGTACTCTTTTGTAGTTTTGACTTTTtctcaaataagaaaacaaagggagCTATTAAAATAGTGAGGCATGAAATAAGGCAAAAAGTAGGGGGAAACACAAGAAAATGTTATGAAGGACATGTCAACAGGACCTGGTTGACTGGATGTTGAGGACAAGGGAGAGGAAGGTATTGAGTGTCATTCTACCCTATGAGGCTGCAAAAATGAAATGTCATTCTACAATTTCCTCTGCCAATCTGGAAGTGCCACTGATTAAGGGAAAAAGTCAGGTAGGGTAGCATTCTGttgggaggaggtggggctgcCGGAGGATGCCCAGCCTGGGAAGACTGGGGCTGCACCTTCTTCCTTGTGGGTCAGAAGACCAAACACAATGTCTGGACACATAGCAGATgattagtaaatgtttgttgaattgatgtttaagaaagaagaaacatttacaGTGGAGAcgtttttaagaggaaaaaccCCTAGTTTTCTAAGTGAAGTTAAGACTCTAGTTCTCAATAAATTAAACCCCAGACCTTGTAGGGTTGCTCGTTAACCTGATGCCCTTTAACAATCTTTAAGGAACAGTGGAAAGCAAGAGTGCTGGTAGAACAGGCTGGAGATAGAGAAgctttcaaaaaaggaaataagtgaaATTTGCTAACTGGAGTTGTGAACTTCATGTTAATTTTCCCTAACATTCTCAGATTGTCATCCTCCCAGTTCAAGAGTACTTGACCTGCAAGAGGTCAAGAGGAGCCAGCAAGTTCACTAAGAACACGTTATAaagtatatacatgtgtatgtgaatatatatgtgtatacacacacacacacacatatatatatatatttatttatttattttatttttttaatttgggaagcTATGAAAGAGTATGTGTGGATTTCACATGGAATTATATAGTCTCTCCTgaaattctttcattaaaatgttgATTACAGACTGCCAGTGCAGGGAGCTGGGTGAATTTGTTCCCCTACGATGCTGATGTTAGTGTTAACTTGGAGGAACGGATTTGTGGTATCCTTTGGGACTGTGAACCAGCCTCATCTCATCACTGTTTTTACTGTTAGTTGAGGTGAGGGATGTTGAGTCTGCAAACAAAGCAAGTTGGGAATTAATGCACTGGAAGACAGAATCAGAATGAAATAGAATGCATCTGCTTTCCCAAAAGAAGCAGTAGGCTTCTAAGATGACATTTAATAGGGTCAACATCAGAATCCCACAGTGGCcaaaaataacccaaaaaacCCTAAATGCACATTTAAGGAATGGAGGAGATGTGGCCTACATCAAAAAGACTGTCTGCTGACCTCACAGAGTGCGAGTCTATGGTGCCACCAGAGCTACCTCGGGCCGTCAGCCGTGCCACCCTGTGCCCCTCAGAGCTTTCCTGGAGCAGCCGGCTCCATTCCATGGGTCATAGTTTATGAGAATGGCGACCACCTGCAGAACATGTAACAGAGCATGAGCTGATTAAGAGTTTAAGCCATATGATATGAGAAGTGTGTGAAAGATTGGGGATGACTGAAGAAAAGAGGACCAAAAGGAGCATAAGGAACAGTTCCTCCAACGTAGGTGTTAATATCCCCATATGACAGATAAAGAGACTAAGGCTTGGTggggttctttttttgttttgttttgttttttgagagagggagagggcccagtgagtgaggggcagagacgggggctGAGGCGGGGAGagggacggagagggagagagagaaaagtggggctcacccgaagcagggctcatggTTTACCCGAAGTGGGACTCGAGCTCACtcgatgagggacttgaactcataaaccgtgagatcatgccctgagcctaagtcagatgcttaacggtctgagtcacccaggcaccccttggtgaGGTTCCTTAATGTGCCCAAGCATTCATAGCTAAGTGGCTAAGCTAGGATTTGGATTCAGATCAGTTGGACTTGAAAGCCAGTACACTTCTCACTTCAGCACAGGGGCTGTCATGGGAGGTAAGGTTAGTCTGTGTGATTAGAAGCAAGGAGGCAAAGTACCCAGGCAACAGTCCCTACGCTAACTAGTCTGTCCAAGAGGGAGAGCTTGCCTTGTGAGCCATGAGCTCCCTGTTGCTTCAGGTTGACAAGTGAATCTTTGAAGACCACCCCCTGGGACATGTTTGAGGGGTTGGGAGTTTGGCAGCCACCAGATCTGTGTGTCCTGGGCTTGCTGTGGCCCCGTCATCTTTGTTTGGGGCCAACATTCTCTGGCCTGCCAGGCCTCTGAGTGCTGGTCTGACGAGCCATCTCTTCCTGCAGCTTCTCATTAAGTTGAAGACTCAAACATCCACTGAGTACTTCCTGGAAGCCTGTTCTCGAGAGGAGAGGGACGCCTGGGCCTTTGAGATAACAGGGGCTATTCACGCTGGGCAGCCGGGGAAAGTCCAGCAACTCCACATATTGAAGAACTCCTTCAAGCTGCCCCCTCACATCAGTCTGCAGTGAGTACCcagcccacccccgcccctcaccCTGCCTGGCTTTGTTGCAGCTGCTTCTGTCAGTGcgactggggagggggtgggttcTGTTGTTACTACACACGCCTGTCTGGTGCCACCATTGTGCGTCAGGGTTTTCTGCTGTCACTGTcctgtttgtattattttttctgccTGGGAGtggccctccctgcctgccctgctCCTATGTAATATCTTGGGGCCTCTGCTGCTTTCCCACCTCAATGTCTTGAGACCCTCCCTTCAATTTCAGCCGGGGTGCCTGGGGCTATGTCACAGCCCCCTAGGAATCTCCACTCACCAAGTCACTGGTCTTGTTTGCAGCCTGGTGGCAAGAATGGTGTGTTCTGGTAGTGGCTGCATTCTTGCTCTATGAGGTtcctcattcatccatccatccatccaggaAATAGTTATAGAGGGCTTCTTGAATGCCATATACTGTACTAGGTGCTCAGGAGatgcaaatatgaataaataaggtCTCATCTCAGTGGCTTTCCAACTCAGGGacataaatagaaaatgagaaaagatctTCCATTGGTGGTGGGAATCATCTCACAGAACAGAAGGAAAGCAGATCACTGGTGGAGGCAATACTCTAAAGTGGGGACATCAGAAAGGAGTGCCATCATGGAAACTGTTACATCTACAGGAAACACCCCCTAGCCTCCCAGGCAGCAGAACTGTTACACTCATCAAAGACAAGGCACGAGTCCATTCCTGGGCTCCCAGAAAGCTCCATGCCAGTCCCTGAAATCTTGATTGTGCAGCCTGGGTACTTGCTAGACCATGGTGAGTGCAGGAGGAGCAGTGGAGGTAGGAGTGGGTTGAAGTGATGGGTGACTTTGAGAAGTAGCTGGAGGAGGTCCGACTTCTGCAGATCATAGAGAATcattattgtatattattttgcttttaagttgAAAGTAATAGCTCTTAAGTTTTGCTACAAAAGTAATACCCATCTAGTGTAGAGACATGAGAGCATTTAGAtgagcaagaagaaaagaaacatcctGAAATCCTACCTCTCCAATCTGATGCATTACGGAAACGCCTCTTGGTTTGTGATGTGTATCGCACCGTTTGCCACTTGCTTTATACCTGTAGCAGCACTCTTGGACTCCCCCTCCTACCTGCTGGTGTGATGTGGGTATCACACACTGTGGGGCCCCTCTCCTTTGCCTTCCTTCTGTGTAGTCGCATTGTGGACAAGATGCACGACAGCAGCAGCGGAATCCGGCCAAGCCCCAACATGGAACAGGGAAGCACCTACAAAAAGACCTTCATAGGTGAGCATCTCCTcttgggggctgggctgggcagtggAAACCTGGGGTGTGGGGACCTGAGACTCAGCCATGCTTGCCTTCCTGTGCTGAGGCCAGAGCTGCCTGTGGCCAATGGGCTGGTCTGAGATGGCCGCATGCTCTCGGGTAGAACCCAAGGCTGCCCAGGAGGTTAGGGTCAATGAGGTCACAGCCAAGCACCCCCAGGGAGGCTGGTCTGTAGCCTGTCATCTGACTGATGCTGCCCTTGCCCCAATGCAGGCTCCTCCCTAGTGGACTGGCTCATCTCCAACAGCTTTTCTGCTAACCGTCTGGAGGCTGTGACCCTGGCCTCCATGCTCATGGAAGAGAATTTCCTTAAGCCAGTAGGCGTCCGAAGCATGGGAGCCATTCGCTCTGGAGACCTGGCCGAGCAGTTCCTGGATGACTCCACGGCCCTGTACACTTTCGTAAGTTAGGGAGTGGGTTCTTCTTGCCgctggggcagagggaaggagaaggtaaCCAAGTGAGGACCAGGGGATCCACAGTCATGGGCCAGAGGCCTAGGGTTTGGGGACTTCTTCACCCTCAGGGAGAGTGAGGTTTCTGTACCAAGGATTTTCCTGTCCCCTGTGGTAgtcccagagcctggaactggaGCCTTTTTGTAACAGAGCCCTTGTTCACTCCTTCCCACTAGGCTGAGAGCTACAAGAAGAAGATAAGCTCCAAGGAAGAAATTAGCCTCAGCACTGTGGAGTTGAGTGGCACAGTGGTAAAACAAGGCTATCTGGCCAAGCAGGTATGCTTGTCTTGGAGAGGGAGATGGACAGAATGCCCCCAAAGGGTGGGAGGGGCTGAGCTGCTAAAGGGCACTCATTACCAGCAGAATCTGCTAAAGCAGGAGCCGGTGGCGGCTGCAGGGAGCAAGTCAAGAGGCATGAATGTGCCCAttcacacacgtgtgtgtgtgtgtcccagacACAGGGGAAAGTATGCACAATGCTAAAAAAGTCAGTATCACAATGCTAAAAAACGTCTGCAGCACTGCCCAGTTCATGCATTTGTCTGGAAGGACATTGCTTACTGGATCAGTGCTGGCCTTCAGCTCCAGGACGCTTCCTggggtctctgtcttcttctgtggGACTCTGCATACCCTCCAGatacactttttgaaaaaaaaaaagtctttttttctgcAGTGTAATGTCAGTGTTTAAAACCTGACTGTAGTCACTACCGCTAACCGTGTTTGGAGAGCAGCCCTGTCCCAGGCACACATGCGGCCTTTCTACCTGTGCCTGACACACAGGCTATTCTGTGAACAGAATCCCCACATCCCAGCATGTGAAGTGACCTCTGCACACCTCTCGTGTTTGTGCATTTCCCACACACCGTGCGAATGTGCGTGTCTGTACCATGGACACACGTGCTGCTCAGTGCCCTGCCCATTTTTACTTGGAGCACATGGCTGTCCTTGTCACCTGCTTCTTGCATATCAGGATCCCCATCTGCTCTTGGATTATTTACTGTGCATGCAACTGCCTATCTACCCCAGATAGATCTCTACTGCCGCTCCCAGGCCTGACAGGAGTCTAGTGGGGGGAGGCAGTGAGGCCCTGGAAGACCACGAGGAAGGTGTGGGAGGGGCTCTGGGTGTTCCAGGCTAAAGGGTTGAGGAAGCTTTGCGATCCAGGGGGTGAAGCCAAAGAGAGTTACACACACACCAGTGTCTTACACATTTAGATTTTAACATAAAAGtgatcatttcttttgctgaTGCAGAACGTTGAAGTGGTTTTCGCTGTATTTGTGTGCACATAAGTACATGCAACTGTgtgtaggtttgttttttttgctaaGTTGACACTTAAAGTTGGTGCCCTTGGGTTCAAGTTTGCCCGTGAGCTCTTAGTGTAGCTGACACCTGCTGCCTCCCTGTCCACCTTACACGCTGAGTGGGCTCTGAGTCATGCTCCCCTCTTCCTTCAGTGTGACCCTCTTTGGTTCTGGGAACTTGGCTAACTGTGACAGTGTTTTTGCTAATGTGTCTCTGAGCAGGGAAGTCCAAGTCACTGCAATCCCTGGGTCTCCAGCAGACTCCTCTTAGAAAGTAGTCTGTTGGAGCCAGCTGGCTTGGATGTTTGGCATTAGCTGcatggaggtgggaggaagggacagagctgTCACAGATGAGCCTTGAACCCTTTCTTTGCCTCAGggacacaaaaggaaaaactggaaGGTGCGGCGCTTTGTTCTGAGGAAGGATCCGGCTTTTCTGCATTACTATGACCCTTCCAAAGTGAGTGTCACATGTTCACTTGGTACCCGTGTGTGATACTTCCAGACCCTTCTCTCCTGGGCATAGCAGGCAGCTGGCtgtacttccttcctttctctcagcatccctccctccctttcctcccacaaTCGAAGCTGCATTCAACGGTCTGATCATTCCCTTCAGCACGCTGTTGCCTGAGCAAGAGGGTTAtcattattttgagaggaaaGCATCTTTTAGTTTCTCCAAAGCTTTTTGTGTGGCTGGGGAGGGTGGAGCGGGCTGATAGACTCCTAACTAGTGCTTTCCAGCCTCTTCACCCCTTTCTATGAGGAGATCCCATGAAATCCTGCCCCTCAACCTTTTGTCCCCACCAGTGTTGTGGAAAGTTTCTTTTACCATGTACTGTTTAGGCCATAAtttactaattttgttttcttttttctaattgatCAAAGGATTGCTACTCTGAGTTTCAGATGTAAGAATTATTGTGTGATGAGTTGATTTAATTCCagtcaaaagcaaagaaaaatggcCTTTTAGTTGGCCTGTCCAGCCTTGTCTTGGTAGATGTaggattttcattcattttttgaaatattggaGAGTGGGCAGTTCCTCCATCACCAGGCTTCAGTCAGGAATTCCCGCCCTAACAGTGGCACACGATGGAGTGAGGGGAGGAATGTGGCCCTGCCACTGCTGGCAGTGAAATGAAGCCCAGATTTCCTTACTGGTGCACGTCACATGGCCGTGTGATGTCTAAATTCAGCCTCACCTACTCCTCCAGATGACTCTCTGACTTCTTTAGCGGGCCTCAGGGTGGTTACAGGCAAGAGTTCaactcctttttcccttttatgcATTCACACTATGCCTAATCAGGAATCCTTTCCGCTGCAGGAAGAGAACCGGCCAGTGGGTGGGTTTTCTCTTCGTGGTTCCCTCGTGTCTGCTCTGGAGGATAACGGCGTTCCCACTGGTAAGGTGCAACTTCACGCTGGCCtgcaggcctcaggctcctccTCAAATCCCCCCCTGCTGCGCTGTCAGCAGTGCTCTGCTGACGGGCTGAGCTATGGGAGCGGAGTATGCTCTCTCAGTGAGACGAATGAGAGTGTGACTTTGAAGCCAATTTCAGAATTAGGGAAAAGGGCAAGGGGGGTGGTGTTCTTAGTCTTTTAACAACACAACTAAATAATCCTTGTCTCTGGTATTCTTTCCCCTCAGTTTCTGTGCCTACTGGCAGGTAAATTGCCACCTAAGAATAGAAGCCTACAGTGTTTAAGGATTAGCAACACAGCTGAATGTCTATTAGCACGCTAATTTCACAATGGCCAGCTAAGacagtattattcccattttatggacaTGGAAATTGAGGTTCGAAGAAGTGAAACAAGTTAATATCAGGTCCCAAATCTGTGCCTGCTTTTATCATAAGCATACTGGATTCTTTGATGTGAACGGAACTGTAGATCTGTGGTTGGTTCAGGGAGCAGGCCAGGAGGGCACAGGTGAAGGACAGGgaatggagaggaggaaaagagggaagcgGGCATTGGGTGGGATTCCCTAACCACATACGTTGGCATTGAAAAACACttcatgtgtatttttgtttttgggtcAGTTGACTT includes the following:
- the PLEK2 gene encoding pleckstrin-2, which encodes MEDGVLKEGFLVKRSGYLCCGTPLPEHSVVPSAISPQGCAVHPQGHIVHNWKARWFILRQNTLLYYKLQGGRKVTPPKGRILLDGCTITCPCLEYENRPLLIKLKTQTSTEYFLEACSREERDAWAFEITGAIHAGQPGKVQQLHILKNSFKLPPHISLHRIVDKMHDSSSGIRPSPNMEQGSTYKKTFIGSSLVDWLISNSFSANRLEAVTLASMLMEENFLKPVGVRSMGAIRSGDLAEQFLDDSTALYTFAESYKKKISSKEEISLSTVELSGTVVKQGYLAKQGHKRKNWKVRRFVLRKDPAFLHYYDPSKEENRPVGGFSLRGSLVSALEDNGVPTGVKGNVQGNLFKVITKDDTHYYIQASSKAERAEWIEAIKKLT